From the Thermostichus vulcanus str. 'Rupite' genome, the window ATCCCTGGCTGCTCCAGCCTACAGGTGCTCCCCGCACCAGCCGGATCCAGCAAGGCAGAAAACCGTACCAGCTCAATTCTGGGCTGCCCATCAGCGTTGTCTTTCGGCACTGGATGAAATTAAAGGCATTGCCACCAGCGCCATTCGTCAGCAGGAAGGGATCATCCTTTTGGATGCCTTGGATAGTCTGAAAGCCTTTTGGTTGTTTTATGCTGCCCGAAAAGACCAACTGCCCCAACCCTGGTTTCTACTCAGCCCGGCTCTGCGACGGGATCCAGATTTTGTCTCGGTGGACGAGGGGCTATTGCGCCAGATTGAAACGGAGGGATCTTGGGTTGAGCTGAAGATCCTGCGGCAGTACCAGACCCTGTTTGCAGAAGGGTTGAACGGCATGCGCCAGGTCAGTACACTGGTGGCGATTCACAGCCGGGAGCTAGGGATCCGCGCTCTGCAAGGGCAAAACCAGCTGGTGGCCAGATGGGTGGTGAAGTTTTTCAACACCTATTTGCGAGCGGTGATCAACACCCAAGATATTCGCACCGGCTACAACCTGCTCAAGCAGTACCGCATGGTGGCCGAGGCCGCACTTCGCAGCCATCAAGATGCTCTGGTTTTGGAGATCGTGGGGCACTTTCGCTACTACAGCCTGATTGCCTACAAGGCTGGCCTCTTTTTTCTCTCAGAAACCTTCGGCTTTGATTTGGGGCTGTTGGCGCAACTGAGCTGTGCTCTCCACTCAAACACCACAGAAGCAATTTTGCAAATCTTGCTCCGGTTGGATCAAGATCCAGAAAGCGAGCAACAGGAAAGCACACTGCGCGGGATCCGCAAAACTCAGGTACGTCTGGCCGCTTATTTCCTCAGCTGTGGACGTGAGGATCTGGCCAAACTCATTTACTTGGATATGCACCATGAACCCTTGGTGCGCCTGCAAATTATTCGCCAGGAGTTGCAATCCACCACTGCTGAATTTTGGGAATTTACGGATCGGGGTGAGAATTTCTACTATCTGGATCCAACGCTGCAACCCTATGCCGATCAGTTCTTTGGCTGGTTCCCGGTGTTTTCCCCGCAGATGAATGCTGGACAGGAGCCACTGTATCCTAGCGGGCAGGGATCCCTAGAGCCTCCGTAGCGCCAACTTCAAGGGCTAAAAGTCTAGGGCCTAGAGTGGGGAAGGTGTAGTGCCACTGCTCGTTGCCGTTCCAGATGGGTTGTCCCATGCGCCATTTTAAGAATCCAATTCAGAACCCAGGCGGTCTTGGTACTCTTTCCCGCTTGGGGATGGGTTACTCGCCGGGATCTAGCGATTTCATGCAGTTCCGTCGGGATCCCCATTTGCTGCCGTTTTTGGGCTTGAGCCTGTTGATCATGGGTTTGGCCACACCCCTGTTTTTGCTATCGGGGGCAGAGCCAAGTTTGGATGGCTGTGACGAAAGTTTTTATGCCCAGATGGCCCGTGAGCTGTTGCGGGAGGGGCATTGGCTGGGGCCGACATTCTTGGGAGAACCCTTTTTTGAGAAACCCCCCCTCTTAACCTGGAGCGTGGCCCTCAGCTTTGCCCTGCACGGGGTAAACGAATGGGCGGCGCGGCTGCCGGGGATCCTCTCTGCGTTGCTCTCGATTCCTTTGATTGGCTGGATTGGACGCTTTTTTCTGCCGGTACGGGCCGCAGTGTTGGGTATGGTGGCTCTGCCCTTGTGTTACCTCTGGGTGCAGCAGGGGCGGCTGGTCGGTCAGGATGTGCCCCTCACCTGTCTGGAGCTGGTTGGGATTTTGGCCTTGGTGAACGGCTTGCGGGGCCACAAAGCCTGGTTTTGGCTGACGGGACTGGCTTTTGGCTTGGGACTGCTGATGAAAAGCGCCATGATCCTGTTGTCAGGGGCAGCCCTGATTCCCTACTTGGTGCAGCAACGGCGTCATTGGCTGGGGGCGGCGCAGTTTTGGCTGGCGTCATTGCTGGGGGTGGGGGTGTTTGGGCTGTGGTTGGGCTTGGCTTGGCAAGTGTATGGCTCGGAAGCCCTCACCACTTTGGTGGGCAAAGTGCGGGATTTGGGAGCCGAACCCTTTCATGCCGATGCCACTGGCTTGTACTACTTCTGGCATATTCCCGCCCATGGCTTTCCTTGGACGGTGTTGGCTCTGGTAGGTGGAGCTTTGCTGGTGCGGCAGAAACCGGGATCCACGCTGCTGATTTGGTCTTTCCCGCTGCTGCTGTTGCTGTTGCTGCAGATTTACCCCACCAAAACCCCCTACTACACGGTGCAGCTCTACCCCTGGTTGGCGCTCTTGGCGGGGGTAACCCTAGACCAAGCCCTACAGATGCGAGAGCAGCCGCGTTTGGCCGGGATCCTCTCTTGGGGGCTGGCGGCGGTGGGTCTGTTGCTGCTGGGACTGGGGATGGCGGTGATCCTGGAAGTGGCGGAGGTGGCGCTCTTGCAACCCCACGGGTGGCCGTTGCTGGGGATTGGCCTTTTGTATACTCTCTTGCCGGTGATCTGGAGTTGGCGGCGGGTGCTGCACTACGCAAGTGGGTTGTGGATGGGAGCCCTGTTGTCCGCCGGGATCCTCACCCTGGGCACCATTGTTCTGCGGCCCGATTTCGGCAATTTCAACCCCGCTTTGGCCCAAATGGACTGGGAACAGATGCTACCCGGATCCCAAGAGACGGTGGTGGATATCGGGCGTAGCGGCTTACCGGATGTTTGTCAGGCTCAAGCAGTTGCCTTCTATACGCCTAATCCGGGCGTTTGGGTGGATGATCAGGCTTTGGTGCAGGGGGAGTATGGATCCCACCTTTGGGTATCACCGGTGCAAGCCGAACAGGTAGAGCTGACCTCTTTGGGGTTACAACTCTTGGCGGAGGTGGAGGGATGGCAACTGATGCGCCGTCTTGGCTCTACTCTTCTGGATTCGCCTGAAGATCCACCCACTCAGCCAGTCGTGCCCTCAGAACAGTCGATTGGGGATCCCTAGAGGGGAAAGAGGAATCGCATGTCCATCTCAATGTCATCTATCCAACGCACCTGGATCCTTCAAGGACTCGCTTTGCTAGCGGCGCTGCTGTTTGTGGCGGTGGTGATCTTGCTGGTGGGGGCCTCACCGCTGCAGGTGGCCCGGAGTATGTGGAGTGGGGCGTTTGGCACAGAAGCTCAGTTTGGCCGGGTTTTGGCCACCTTGGCCCCCCTGACCCTCTGCTGCTGTGGGCTGGTGTTTACCTTCATTGCTGGCCTCTACAACCTGGGGATTGAAGGGCAGATTACCGTCGGCGCGATTGCGGCGACCTTCCTGTTGCGGTTGGACGATGGCCATCTGCCACCGCCTCTGGCCATCACTTTGGCGCTCGTATCAGGGATCCTGGGGGGAGCGGGCTGGGGCTGGCTGGCTGGGATCCTGAATGTCTTTGGGCGGGTGAACGAGATCTTCGCGGGTCTAGGACTGAACTTCGTCGCTCAGGGTTGGGTGCTATACCTCATTTTTGGCCCTTGGAAACGACCGGGGGTGGCCTCCATGAGTGGGACGGAATTGTTGGATCCCAGCTTGTGGTTGCCCACTTGGGGCCGTTCGGAAGCCAGTCCGGTGGCCTTGCTGCTGGCGCTGTTGGCCTTGGGCCTGACGGTGATGGTGGTGCGCAATACCCGTTTTGGCTTGCAGTTGCGGGCGGTAGGGAAAAATCCTTTGGCAGCCTTCCGGTTGGGGATCCCTTCAACGCAGCGGCTCATGATGGCCTTCGGTTGCTGTGGGGGCTTGGCGGGACTGGCGGGGGCTTTGCAGGTTTTGGCTCTGTTCCATCGCCTCATCCCGAATATTTCCAGTAACTTGGGTTTTTTGGCTTTGCTGGTGGTGATGTTGGCAGGGTTTAACCCGCTGCTGATTTTGCCGATTGCTTTTTTCTTCAGCAGCCTTAATATCGGTAGTCTGCAACTGCCCCTCTCGTTACAGTTGGAATCTTCTTTGGCAGGGGTGATTCAGGGATCCCTGGTTCTGTTTGTGCTGTTGGCGCAGGGGATCAGCCGCCGTTATCGGGACACCCCCTAGGGTTGTGGATTGGGACAGCACGAAGGATCCCTGTAAAAATCTCTGCAATCTCTATAGGCAGTTAGGGTTCCCTCCAGTTGATTTGATTCTGATTTGATTCTCTGCTCCCCTCGTCCAAGGGATTGATTCTCCTAGTTTTTGAGATACAGCCGTAAGGGATCCCTACTTCTCAAATCAAATTAAACATTCCCATACACCGGGATCACTGCACCCCGCAGATCTCGTGCGGCTTCAGAAACCAAAAAGGCTAGCACTTGCCCAAGCGATTCCGGCTTGACCCACAGTTCGGCCTGTTCGGATCCCATGGCGGCTCGATTGGCCGGGGTATCGATGATACTGGGCAGCACAACATTGGCTGTGATATCCGTACCCTTGGTTTCGGCAGCAATGCTGCGGGTCAGGGCAACCACCCCGGCTTTAGAGGCACAGTAGGCGGCCAATTGTGGGCCTGGCTCCACCGCTCCCCGGGATCCCACCGTCACGATCCGCCCATAACCCTGCTGCCACATTTTCCGCAGGCTGTGCTTACAGACCAAGAAGGTGGTGGTGAGGTTGAGATCAAAATCTTTGCGCCAATCCTCCAACCTGTACTCATGGGTTGGCCCCATAGCAAAGCCCCCCACCAAATGGATTAACCCATCCACCCGCCGCATACTGTCGATCATCTGCGCAATTGCGGTTTCATCCAGTAGATCCACTTGCACAAAGCGAATCCGCTCCAAGGCATTGGCCGGTAAGGTTTCTCGCAGAGCCAGCAGATCCTTTTCTTTGCGATAGGGCAAGGTCAGTTCTGCGCCTGTGGCCAGCACCACCGGGGTTACCCCCAATCCCAACCCACCTGTACCTCCGGTCAGCAAGATCTGTTTGCCCTGCATAGCTCTGTTCCTGGGAAAAAAACTGAATCCAGACGGAATCCTCGGTGCGCCCTCCTGTGGGTCACCTTTCTCACCCTAGCGCGGTTCTTCCTCCTGACGGTGCGCAGGGGCTGTCCTTTCCACTTCATCCAGCAACAAATCGCTCAAGGCCAGCCAGTCCGGCAGATCCAACTCTTCCGCCCGGGCATCGGGGTTGAGGTTAAGCTGTGTCAAGGCTGCCGACAAACGCTTCCGATCCACCAACCCCTGCAACGCATTGAGAAGTTTCTTGCGGCGGGTGGAAAACCCCCGCTGAATCAACTGGTTAAACCAGCGGGGATCCCGGGCGGGCACAGGGGCAGGCCGGGGGCTGAGACGAATAACAGCGGATTCCACCTTCGGTGAGGGCTTAAAAGCGCTGCGGGGCACGGTGCAAACCAGTTCACACTCGGCCAGGTAGCGGGTTCGCACGCTCATGGCTCCATAGGCTTTGCTACCAGGGGTAGCCTGAAGACGCTCCGCCAGCTCCTTTTGCACCAGCAGAACCATACGCTCAAATTGCTGCACGGGGTGGGCCGGGGATCCCAGTACCTTCCCCAAAATCGGGCTGGTGATGTTGTAGGGAATATTGGCCACCAAAAGACGAGGTTCTTGGGGCAAGGGCAGACGCAGAAAATCCCCCTCCACCAGATGGAAGCGAGGCTGGTCGGCAAAGCGTTTTTGGAGCAACCGACAGAGATCCCGGTCGATCTCCAC encodes:
- a CDS encoding DUF2254 family protein is translated as MPTAPAVSPQLSPGQTLLSRTPRTLPWSAWVVGAGLFLALGGRWLVQRGLDLALAEQIQDTGALHEFVATLAQVLSGVLGFTLSVVAIVVQLSADRFTPKVTELFLREKVNFYIFFFLILANVVSLWSSMALSIYERPAFLIGLNLLLGTASFLVLIPYFNFVFHFLQPASIIHRIEQQVQQAVLGSLAAPAYRCSPHQPDPARQKTVPAQFWAAHQRCLSALDEIKGIATSAIRQQEGIILLDALDSLKAFWLFYAARKDQLPQPWFLLSPALRRDPDFVSVDEGLLRQIETEGSWVELKILRQYQTLFAEGLNGMRQVSTLVAIHSRELGIRALQGQNQLVARWVVKFFNTYLRAVINTQDIRTGYNLLKQYRMVAEAALRSHQDALVLEIVGHFRYYSLIAYKAGLFFLSETFGFDLGLLAQLSCALHSNTTEAILQILLRLDQDPESEQQESTLRGIRKTQVRLAAYFLSCGREDLAKLIYLDMHHEPLVRLQIIRQELQSTTAEFWEFTDRGENFYYLDPTLQPYADQFFGWFPVFSPQMNAGQEPLYPSGQGSLEPP
- a CDS encoding ArnT family glycosyltransferase yields the protein MQFRRDPHLLPFLGLSLLIMGLATPLFLLSGAEPSLDGCDESFYAQMARELLREGHWLGPTFLGEPFFEKPPLLTWSVALSFALHGVNEWAARLPGILSALLSIPLIGWIGRFFLPVRAAVLGMVALPLCYLWVQQGRLVGQDVPLTCLELVGILALVNGLRGHKAWFWLTGLAFGLGLLMKSAMILLSGAALIPYLVQQRRHWLGAAQFWLASLLGVGVFGLWLGLAWQVYGSEALTTLVGKVRDLGAEPFHADATGLYYFWHIPAHGFPWTVLALVGGALLVRQKPGSTLLIWSFPLLLLLLLQIYPTKTPYYTVQLYPWLALLAGVTLDQALQMREQPRLAGILSWGLAAVGLLLLGLGMAVILEVAEVALLQPHGWPLLGIGLLYTLLPVIWSWRRVLHYASGLWMGALLSAGILTLGTIVLRPDFGNFNPALAQMDWEQMLPGSQETVVDIGRSGLPDVCQAQAVAFYTPNPGVWVDDQALVQGEYGSHLWVSPVQAEQVELTSLGLQLLAEVEGWQLMRRLGSTLLDSPEDPPTQPVVPSEQSIGDP
- a CDS encoding ABC transporter permease — translated: MSISMSSIQRTWILQGLALLAALLFVAVVILLVGASPLQVARSMWSGAFGTEAQFGRVLATLAPLTLCCCGLVFTFIAGLYNLGIEGQITVGAIAATFLLRLDDGHLPPPLAITLALVSGILGGAGWGWLAGILNVFGRVNEIFAGLGLNFVAQGWVLYLIFGPWKRPGVASMSGTELLDPSLWLPTWGRSEASPVALLLALLALGLTVMVVRNTRFGLQLRAVGKNPLAAFRLGIPSTQRLMMAFGCCGGLAGLAGALQVLALFHRLIPNISSNLGFLALLVVMLAGFNPLLILPIAFFFSSLNIGSLQLPLSLQLESSLAGVIQGSLVLFVLLAQGISRRYRDTP
- the fabG gene encoding 3-oxoacyl-ACP reductase FabG, with protein sequence MQGKQILLTGGTGGLGLGVTPVVLATGAELTLPYRKEKDLLALRETLPANALERIRFVQVDLLDETAIAQMIDSMRRVDGLIHLVGGFAMGPTHEYRLEDWRKDFDLNLTTTFLVCKHSLRKMWQQGYGRIVTVGSRGAVEPGPQLAAYCASKAGVVALTRSIAAETKGTDITANVVLPSIIDTPANRAAMGSEQAELWVKPESLGQVLAFLVSEAARDLRGAVIPVYGNV
- the rsmA gene encoding 16S rRNA (adenine(1518)-N(6)/adenine(1519)-N(6))-dimethyltransferase RsmA, coding for MPYPRKRFGQHWLKDISVHEAILRAANLDQAQAGGDPLWVLEIGPGTGQLTQRLLARGVEVLAVEIDRDLCRLLQKRFADQPRFHLVEGDFLRLPLPQEPRLLVANIPYNITSPILGKVLGSPAHPVQQFERMVLLVQKELAERLQATPGSKAYGAMSVRTRYLAECELVCTVPRSAFKPSPKVESAVIRLSPRPAPVPARDPRWFNQLIQRGFSTRRKKLLNALQGLVDRKRLSAALTQLNLNPDARAEELDLPDWLALSDLLLDEVERTAPAHRQEEEPR